The Peptostreptococcaceae bacterium nucleotide sequence TGAATAAGAATAAGGATCAGGAATATCTTTTTTATTAAGCATTGAAACACCTTCTTCCAATAAAAATATTTTTTTGTTACCTTGGTTCTAGCATAAACACTTTTGATTTATATTCTATATGTAATGTGCAATGATTTGCATGGAAAACATTGTGCATGAATTTAATAAGGCTAATATGTTATAATAGATAACGGTGTATTAAAGACATATAGATAAAAGGCAAATTAATATAAGGAATATGTATTTTGGCAAATAGAAAAGAAAAATAGAATAATAAGGAGTTAATCACATGGACAAAGATGCAATCGAACGGATGAAAAAGTTGATTGAGGAAAAGAAACAGACAAGTGCAAAGCAAGGTTTTAGAAAAAAAGCAGAGAACAATAAGGCCGGAGGCAATAGCAAAGCAATCAAAACGAAAAAAGGTGGAGGATTGTTCGACAAGTAGAAAATGAATCAATAATATGTTAAATCCACCATTTGACAAGGTTAAATGACTAAAGAGCAGAAATGCTCTTTTTGTTTGCGCAAAATGGAATACGAAAATACATATTCGTGCATTAGTTATAAGATCAAGCTGTATAATGAAAATGTAAGGCTATCATTAATCATTGCTGTTTTGGAAGAGATTATATAAAGTGTGAATAATAAAATGTAGGGGAGGATGAGTAGATGTACTATACAATAATGAAAACCCATATTTGCGACATAATCCTTGTGGGTGACGAGAGTGGACTCAGTCATTTGCACCTTGATACTTCAAAGGGAAAACGGGTGTTTGAAATAGAAAATAATTGGATTTACAACAATGAGTTTTTTAAAGAGATAATTGTGCAGATAAATGCTTATTTCCTTGGGAAGCTTAAAAATTTCAGCATCAAGTTGAACCCAGCGGGTACCACTTATCAAAAGAAGGTATGGAAAGAACTTGGCAAAATTCCATTCAGCGAAACTTGCACGTATAAGGATATTGCCGTTAGAATCGGGAATCCCAAAGCCGCGAGGGCCATAGGAATGGCTAACAGCAAGAATCCAATTCCACTGATTGTTCCCTGCCATAGGGTGATTGGCTCAAATGGGAAGCTTACAGGATTTGCGCACGGACTGGAAATAAAAGAAAAACTTATTCGCTTCGAGAAAATCAGCACTGTCTATAATATGCTGTTAGGTTACTATGGCGATCTCAATTGGTGGCCTGCCGACAGCGACTATGAGATGATGGTTGGGGCAGTCTTAACTCAAAATACAACATGGAGAAATGCGGCTAAGGCGATTGCCAATTTGGGGGAAAATCTTCTTCCTGAGAAAATCACAAAGATGGCAACCGAAGAATTGGCTGAATTTATTAAACCTAGTGGGTACTATAATCAAAAGGCGATTAAGATAAAAGCTTTGACCCTTTGGTTTCAAAGTTATGATTTTAGAATTGAAGCAGCAATGGAAATAGATGCTGAGGCCTTGAGAAAAGAATTGCTGAATGTGGATGGCATAGGAAAAGAGACTGCGGATTGCATTCTGACATATAGCCTTAAAAAGCCTTATTTTGTTATTGACACATATACCAGAAGGTTCTTCAAGAGACTTGGGTTTGATGTGCCGGTCGATTATGATGAGTTTAGGATTAGGATTGAAAGTGTTGTTGAAAAGAATATTGACATATATAGCAGATATCACGCTTTGATTGTCGAGCATTCAAAGCAATTTTGCACAAAGGTTCCATTATGTGACGGATGTCCTCTATATGATTTATGCGAAAAAAATATTTAGGCAAACAAAAAGCTCTCAAAGGGATTTCCGATGAGAGCTTAGATTCATTAATATTAGTATGTTTCAACAAAGACCTCAAAGTAATCAATGGGGTGGTCGCAAGCGGGACATTTATTAGGAGCTGCTTTTCCTTTGTGAATATAACCGCAATTGTTGCATTTCCATTCCACGGGTTCTTCTTTACTGAATACAGTTCCATTTTCAATATTTTCAAGAAGCTTTAAAAATCTTTTCTCGTGTCTTTCCTCTACTTCTGCAACTTCTTGAAAGATTATTGATATTTCTTTGAAGCCTTCCTCGGCGGCAATTCTTGCAAATTCGGGATACATATCCGTATGCTCTTCATGTTCGCCATTTGCAGCGGCTTTAAGATTGGATTTAGTGTCGCCTAAATTGACAGGGAAAGCTGCGGTGATTTCAATTGCTTCTTCCTGCAGATTGTCTCTCAAAAATTTATAAAACCTTTTTGCATGTTCTCTTTCGTTGCCGGCGGTTTCTTCGAAAATATTTTTTATTTGAACATAACCGTCTTTTATCGCTTGCGATGCATAGTATGAATATCTCATGTTTGCCTGGGATTCCCCTGCAAAAGAAGTCATTAAGTTTACTGCGGTTTTTGTGCCTTTCAAGTCTTTCATTATATCCTCCTGTAAAAGATAGTATTTGATTGAAACAATTCACTTATATATTTTAACATAATCGAAAGATTTACGGTGCGAAAAGTGAAAATATCATGAAAGCAACAGAAGCATTTTCATAAAAATCAGTTGCTCAAATGCGCATTTGAGTTTTTTACAAACAAAAAAACAAGGCTGTTTTGATGGTGCGCAGG carries:
- a CDS encoding methylated-DNA--[protein]-cysteine S-methyltransferase, with translation MYYTIMKTHICDIILVGDESGLSHLHLDTSKGKRVFEIENNWIYNNEFFKEIIVQINAYFLGKLKNFSIKLNPAGTTYQKKVWKELGKIPFSETCTYKDIAVRIGNPKAARAIGMANSKNPIPLIVPCHRVIGSNGKLTGFAHGLEIKEKLIRFEKISTVYNMLLGYYGDLNWWPADSDYEMMVGAVLTQNTTWRNAAKAIANLGENLLPEKITKMATEELAEFIKPSGYYNQKAIKIKALTLWFQSYDFRIEAAMEIDAEALRKELLNVDGIGKETADCILTYSLKKPYFVIDTYTRRFFKRLGFDVPVDYDEFRIRIESVVEKNIDIYSRYHALIVEHSKQFCTKVPLCDGCPLYDLCEKNI
- a CDS encoding rubrerythrin family protein — encoded protein: MKDLKGTKTAVNLMTSFAGESQANMRYSYYASQAIKDGYVQIKNIFEETAGNEREHAKRFYKFLRDNLQEEAIEITAAFPVNLGDTKSNLKAAANGEHEEHTDMYPEFARIAAEEGFKEISIIFQEVAEVEERHEKRFLKLLENIENGTVFSKEEPVEWKCNNCGYIHKGKAAPNKCPACDHPIDYFEVFVETY